One region of Mucilaginibacter gotjawali genomic DNA includes:
- a CDS encoding apurinic/apyrimidinic endonuclease family protein — MNLKTIGLVCMFTAFFCQGATAQPLPVWNNPTQKTNTGDWLITQPAAKAQVFTSNNGRGVILYNGLLKRVFRISPNVACIDYENLSNGRQLLRSVKAEARLTINGKEYNIGGLYGQKENAYILPSGLDKLKPGSNDFQFVDYTVNSIEPYLDWKTRFWIPAMPKASGKMISFRYKAQATELAGLEVKMNYELYDGIPLIEKSLTIENKGGKVFKINRVVNEVLGMVEEESAVVGKPEDMKKNQGIYFETNYAFNNAMRYALSDQVTHWKVDTAYTSQVNYDLQTPCLLEIYPEQGPGVELQPGGVFNSVRTNELLMDSYDKERRGLMVRKMYRVIAPWTTANPIFMHLVSKNDEDVRRAVDQCAATGYEAVILSFGSHLNMEDTSAANLKRWKELADYAHSKRIRIGGYDLFSSRRISDTDDVIDPKTGKPGGALFGNAPCFGSKWGLAFRDKIKKFFNETDFDIWENDGPYPGDLCASTTHPGHKGLDDSQWQQMEIQKELYHWLNRRGIYINAPDWYFLDGTNKIAIGYREVNFSLPREDQKILNRQNIYDGTWEKTPSMGWGFVPLTRYQGGGPEAVLEPLSGHLDDYKALMMEYYGSGVQACYRGPRLYDTEQTKQTVIGVISWYKKYREILNADIIHLRRADGRDWDGILHVNPQLKIKGLAMLYNPTNKAITRHIQLPLYYTGLKLSATIRQLEGPAKVYRLNRDYSVGIACTIPANGYTWLTIE, encoded by the coding sequence ATGAATTTAAAGACAATAGGCTTAGTATGCATGTTTACTGCCTTTTTTTGCCAGGGGGCAACTGCGCAGCCCTTGCCGGTATGGAACAATCCGACCCAAAAAACAAATACCGGCGACTGGCTCATTACCCAACCGGCGGCAAAGGCGCAGGTTTTTACCAGCAATAACGGCCGCGGGGTTATCCTGTACAATGGCCTGCTGAAACGGGTTTTCAGGATAAGCCCTAACGTGGCCTGTATTGACTATGAGAATTTAAGCAACGGCCGCCAGTTGCTGCGTTCGGTTAAAGCCGAAGCCCGGCTAACCATTAACGGGAAGGAGTACAACATAGGCGGCCTATATGGGCAAAAGGAAAACGCCTACATCCTGCCTTCGGGATTGGATAAACTGAAGCCCGGTAGCAACGATTTTCAGTTTGTTGATTATACTGTTAATTCCATCGAACCATACCTTGACTGGAAAACCAGGTTCTGGATCCCCGCCATGCCCAAAGCATCGGGCAAAATGATCTCGTTTAGGTACAAAGCCCAAGCGACCGAACTTGCCGGGCTGGAAGTAAAGATGAATTATGAGCTGTATGATGGGATCCCGCTGATAGAAAAATCGCTTACTATCGAAAATAAAGGCGGAAAGGTTTTTAAGATCAACCGCGTAGTGAACGAGGTATTGGGCATGGTGGAAGAGGAAAGCGCCGTAGTGGGCAAGCCGGAGGACATGAAAAAGAACCAGGGTATTTACTTTGAAACCAATTATGCCTTTAACAATGCCATGCGCTATGCCCTGAGCGACCAGGTTACCCACTGGAAGGTGGATACCGCCTATACTTCGCAGGTAAATTACGACCTGCAGACACCCTGCCTGTTGGAGATCTACCCGGAGCAGGGTCCGGGCGTGGAGTTACAACCCGGCGGGGTATTTAACTCCGTCCGCACCAATGAATTGCTGATGGATAGTTACGATAAGGAGCGGCGTGGGCTTATGGTTCGTAAGATGTATCGGGTCATTGCTCCCTGGACGACTGCCAACCCTATTTTTATGCATTTGGTTAGCAAAAATGATGAGGATGTGCGCAGGGCGGTCGACCAGTGTGCTGCCACCGGCTACGAGGCGGTGATCCTGAGTTTTGGCAGCCATTTAAACATGGAGGATACCAGCGCGGCCAATTTAAAACGATGGAAAGAACTGGCGGATTATGCCCATAGCAAGCGCATCCGGATAGGGGGCTATGATTTGTTTAGTTCGAGGAGGATCAGTGACACAGATGACGTTATCGACCCAAAAACCGGTAAACCCGGCGGTGCGCTGTTTGGCAATGCGCCATGCTTCGGCAGCAAATGGGGACTGGCTTTCAGGGATAAGATTAAAAAGTTTTTTAACGAAACTGATTTTGATATTTGGGAGAATGACGGCCCGTACCCCGGTGATCTGTGTGCCTCAACCACCCATCCCGGTCATAAAGGGTTGGATGATTCGCAATGGCAGCAAATGGAGATCCAAAAAGAGCTTTACCACTGGCTAAACAGGCGGGGCATCTACATTAACGCGCCCGACTGGTATTTTTTGGATGGTACCAATAAAATAGCCATCGGCTACCGCGAAGTGAATTTTTCGCTGCCGCGGGAGGATCAGAAGATCCTGAACCGGCAAAATATTTACGATGGCACCTGGGAAAAAACACCATCGATGGGCTGGGGCTTTGTACCGCTAACCCGTTACCAGGGCGGCGGCCCCGAAGCGGTGCTGGAACCCTTAAGCGGGCACCTGGATGATTACAAAGCCCTGATGATGGAATATTATGGGTCGGGCGTGCAGGCCTGTTACCGCGGCCCAAGGCTCTACGATACGGAACAAACCAAACAAACGGTAATAGGGGTGATCAGCTGGTACAAAAAATACCGGGAGATTCTGAATGCAGACATTATCCACCTGCGCCGTGCCGACGGCAGGGATTGGGACGGGATATTGCATGTAAACCCTCAGTTAAAAATAAAAGGATTGGCAATGCTGTATAATCCCACCAATAAAGCCATCACCAGGCATATCCAATTACCGCTTTATTATACGGGTTTAAAGCTTAGCGCAACCATCCGCCAATTGGAAGGCCCGGCAAAAGTATACCGGTTGAACAGGGATTATAGTGTTGGTATAGCCTGTACTATCCCGGCCAATGGGTATACCTGGTTAACGATAGAATAG
- a CDS encoding DUF2784 domain-containing protein — protein sequence MDRLLDVLLTIVHCLIIGFNLFGWVWKPLRRAHLICIGITAACWFILGIWYGIGYCPVTDWQWHIKEQLGEHHLPASFITYYADKISGRQIDETLISNITAASFFLVAAVSVYLNFIKKKATSSTH from the coding sequence ATGGACCGCTTACTTGATGTGCTTTTAACCATTGTGCATTGCCTGATTATCGGGTTTAACCTGTTTGGCTGGGTGTGGAAACCGCTGCGCAGGGCACACCTTATTTGTATCGGCATTACGGCTGCCTGCTGGTTTATCCTTGGCATTTGGTATGGCATTGGCTATTGCCCCGTTACCGACTGGCAATGGCACATTAAAGAGCAACTGGGCGAACATCATCTGCCGGCCTCGTTTATCACTTATTATGCCGATAAGATCAGCGGCAGGCAAATTGATGAAACGCTGATCAGCAATATTACTGCGGCAAGCTTTTTTCTTGTAGCAGCTGTTTCGGTTTACCTGAATTTTATAAAAAAGAAAGCAACAAGTTCGACGCATTAA
- a CDS encoding transcriptional regulator → MEHNKVINDDSDYTTVMAKIDGLMAKGSNNVSKEELEEIRQLALAAQQYEQQKYIVEAPKTLTGMIEMKMYEMRLKQKSLAKKLKISDAKLSLILNGKQKPDVDFLKAVYTELKVDADFILQHL, encoded by the coding sequence ATGGAACATAATAAAGTGATTAATGATGATAGCGATTACACTACCGTAATGGCTAAAATTGATGGCCTGATGGCTAAAGGAAGCAATAATGTTTCGAAAGAGGAGCTGGAAGAAATAAGGCAACTGGCACTTGCTGCACAGCAATACGAACAGCAAAAATATATAGTTGAAGCGCCTAAAACACTTACCGGGATGATTGAGATGAAGATGTACGAAATGCGCTTAAAACAAAAAAGCCTTGCAAAAAAGCTAAAAATCAGTGATGCAAAGCTCTCGCTCATTTTGAACGGCAAACAAAAGCCCGATGTAGATTTCCTGAAAGCGGTGTACACCGAATTAAAAGTAGATGCTGATTTTATTTTGCAGCATTTGTAA
- a CDS encoding zinc-dependent alcohol dehydrogenase family protein has product MEKLPEKMRAMVFEKPGEPLHLKEVAIPKPGPNQVLVKVIACGVCRTDLHILDGELNKPKLPLIPGHEIVGSVIKTGDQVSGINAGDLVGVPWVGYTCGHCKYCKAGKENLCENGEFTGYTVNGGYAEYTVADYRYCFHLPLAHSGPEAAPLLCAGLIGYRSYRMADPSAVNIGMYGFGAAAHILIQVANQQGKKVFAFTRPGDTVSQQFAHSLGAFWAGDTSQTPPEQLDAAILFAPAGDLVPKALQVSDKGASIICGGIHMSDIPSFSYDLLWGERIIRSVANLTRNDGRDFFELLKNINVKTETEFFKLEDANQALDKLRKGDINGAAVLIP; this is encoded by the coding sequence ATGGAAAAACTACCGGAAAAAATGCGGGCAATGGTATTCGAAAAACCTGGTGAACCGCTGCACCTTAAAGAGGTGGCTATACCAAAGCCAGGCCCAAACCAGGTATTGGTTAAAGTAATAGCCTGCGGCGTTTGCCGTACCGACCTGCATATTCTGGATGGGGAACTGAATAAACCCAAACTGCCGCTAATACCGGGGCACGAAATTGTAGGTTCGGTAATCAAAACGGGCGACCAGGTTTCGGGGATAAACGCCGGCGATTTAGTGGGCGTACCCTGGGTAGGCTACACCTGCGGGCATTGTAAATACTGCAAAGCCGGGAAAGAGAATTTATGCGAAAATGGCGAATTTACAGGCTATACCGTAAACGGCGGCTATGCGGAATACACGGTTGCCGATTACCGGTATTGCTTTCATCTCCCGCTGGCGCATTCAGGGCCCGAAGCGGCGCCATTGCTTTGCGCCGGGCTCATCGGGTACCGCTCATACCGGATGGCCGATCCTTCGGCGGTTAATATAGGGATGTACGGCTTCGGAGCTGCAGCCCATATCCTTATCCAGGTGGCCAATCAGCAGGGAAAAAAAGTATTTGCATTTACCCGGCCCGGCGATACGGTTTCGCAGCAGTTTGCGCACAGCCTAGGCGCCTTTTGGGCAGGGGATACCAGCCAAACGCCGCCCGAACAACTGGATGCGGCTATCCTGTTTGCCCCGGCCGGCGACCTGGTGCCGAAAGCATTACAGGTGTCGGATAAAGGCGCGTCCATCATCTGCGGCGGCATTCATATGAGCGACATCCCGTCTTTTTCGTACGATTTGTTATGGGGCGAACGGATCATCCGCTCGGTTGCCAACCTGACCAGGAACGACGGGCGCGATTTTTTTGAACTATTGAAGAACATTAATGTAAAAACCGAAACAGAATTTTTTAAACTTGAGGATGCCAACCAGGCGCTTGATAAACTGCGAAAGGGCGATATTAACGGTGCTGCTGTTTTGATCCCGTAA